The Culex quinquefasciatus strain JHB chromosome 2, VPISU_Cqui_1.0_pri_paternal, whole genome shotgun sequence genome contains the following window.
AAGTACATCTTCAAGTCGCTGACTCCGCTGCCCTCGCGCAAAGACTTGGGTGGCCTCCAAAAGTCTCACTCCTGCACCAGCCTGGACGGACAAGCCACCGTGACTGCGACCTCCAACAGCTTCAACAACTATCTGACCGTCCACGTAATGAGACTCAACCCTCCCTCCCATCTCAAAACATCTACTCAAACTCCCACCCTCACCCTCATTTCAGTCCTTCCCCTCGAAGACCAACATCCCGGCCATCACGACGTCCAGCGTGGACAGCAACAGCCGCAACGGGGACATCTCGATCCGCGTCGAGGACACCACCCTGATGGGCGGCGACACCAAGAAGCTCAACCCGGGCGACGCGTCCGGCGTCAACGGCAACGGCTGGACCACGATGACGCCGCAGGAGATTGCCATCTGGATCGACAAGCGGTCCCGGTTCGTGTTCCCCATTTGCTTTCTCATCTTCAACGTGTTTTACTGGACGTTCGTGTACGTCGTGTAGAGCACAAAAAGTGATTCCGAATATCATAGGCAGAGGACAGAGGTTCGCGCGGCAAGGGATTGGAAAGCTTGTTGATTTGACTTTGAGTATAACAGTTGATGCTTAAACAGTGCCCCCCCAAAACTAAAGCAATAGCGAGTAAGAAACAAACGAATGTGCAAGCAAATGAATAGTCAATTTATGTTTAACGTGCCCTACTAGTGATAGGTGTAAACACTGTGTAAATCTTgtattttataataaattatttttttatcgatgaCATTCCAGAACAAAAgctttagttttgttttaattaatatcacagtaacatttgaaaatggcgaatagtctatttatagcctttcctcagtaaggtgagaaaggcaaatctgtattttttccgtgtatctgtCTTCCGACAACCCCAaaccataacctacaactttgccgaggacATCAAATCCCTTCTCTAGATAAAGAATTTCAACCATTTACACACcgattttgtatgaccagcccccaaaaattgtatggagacttgtatggaaaaactaatgatgcaaaatgacttttttttacatagggAATGTGCAACAAAAGTTTCatcccaataaaaaaaatacaaagaaaagtcgatttgcgaaatcaTAGAGAACCACTCTATTCAGAAAAAAGGTAcacgcaagaaaaaaaaaacgatttaaaaaaaattaaaagttaagttaaaaatttatgaCTTTGAGAACAAAAcgcgcaacttttgagctatagagaagaaTGGCCGAATAGATTACCGTCGagttatgtaattttttgagtaattatgtttttttttaaattaaaaactactggattttttttttgccataaatttttaatgtaaaatcaaatgtgCAATTTGTCACCATGTTTGAAAATAGggaaacagcatctaattccagcgtgcctctaatgttgccatatcagcactttgacgttcatttacagctgagcaattctctaccaaaaccggaaatggattttatttgtatttttttatttcactcaaactttgtgggggccttccctatgaccaaaaaagctattttgcgtcattggttcacccatacaagtctccatacaattttggctgctgtccatacaaaaatggtatgtaaatattcaaacagctgtaagttttgagtgaattttctgatcaatttggtgtcttccgcaaagttgtaggtattgttgaggacttttgagaaaaaaaagtaggtacacggaaaaaaaatttgcagatttttttatcaacttttttttcactaaaactcaatttcccaaaatacgtattttttgattttcgagattttttgatatgagaaacaactttttcttaaagcggctctatctcagcaacccgaggtccaatctccaatgtctcttagacaattttattgaaaattttctgaactttacaaaaaaaaaattttttagaaatagtcACTCATAAtcaccatttttaaaaattgaaaaactgcaaatatttcgctaaaatcaaactttcggtggctatatcttgaaaacggagccctttatcaaaaaatctgtaaagtacttttcgattgcaaattcaattttgcattaaaaaataatgtcaatcttgtttttgcataaaatttcgattttttccaaaaatcactattttttcaaaaattcataactcggcggcagattttttgaccatgtttctctatggctcaaaagttgcggatttttgtcctcaaaacttacagctgtttgaatatttacataccattttagtatggacagcaggcaaactgtcaaaaagtttgtttgtttgtcgtagtctaatacGTCCGTCATTGTATTGGTTTagaagaaaaacataaataatcagtcttttaaaaatagctgaaagcttaaaggtgtattcacattataccgcatccgcagccgcagccgcatccgcacaaaatttgacagtacggacgcacagtgcggacgcgatttctccaatgcatttcatatgcagccattcacactgttccgcatccgtatacggatccgtatccgtatacggatgcggaacagtgtgaatggctgcatatgaaatgcattggagaaatcgcgtccgcactgtgcgtccgtactgtcaaattttgtgcggatgcgactgcggctgcggatgcggtataatgtgaatacaccttAACAATACAtataatttcaacattttttgttaaactgCCAAACATTAagttattgttaaaaaatgattcCGAGGAGGCAAGTGcggcaaaaaagttggaacgatttttttgatcgcaaaaattacagatatgATCAAATCGAGTTCTACAAAGTTCTGGacatctttacaaaaaaaaaaacaaaaaaatacaaatacaaaaaaatggtcccgattggttgagttatgcccgaaaaccagcgagttgaagctacattaaaaattatttaagggGCTAGGAGTTGGAGAAtgaattttagggtggttcacgatttaGGTGATTGTgaaaatccaacttttcaggaatatttgtcgaagacaccaaaattttttatctcgcaatctacgccttctatgaccaaatttagagaaagcttctgagcaaacctttaaaaaaaaattttttttgaacgtagcaatttagcaattcaattattttttaaaaaagaatagTGATATTCGGGATACTTTCAGAGCTCtaaaaaaactaacattttcatttttttgacaagtcaatttggactttgaGGGTCAAAAGTGCAACTAAAGCTTAGAACTAAAGCACTACAGACGCTGAAAAAATGTCAGGCgtgattttctttaaactcgagatatcttcatttgaaaatgtctaactTTCAAAATCTGGTGAAATTTGGCCTGCGTCTTTTCGAGATattcaagttttaaatttgcatcccAAATATCATCGTAGAATGCGTGATAAAATgctggtgtcttggacaaagttgcttggattggcaagactcacaacttttcagaagatataaaaattcccaaaaatattccttaaaagttgattttcaaaatcaccctgatTTTCAACCAGATCAAAACTTGCCCCTtctcatttgcaacaacttttctgaagacaccaaagctccaaaacttcacaatttttcgggAAATTCATTTTCCACTACGAAATGGTAAATATATGTATagtcaactgaaaaaaaaacacaagtttTAAATGAtctctgtatttttttagaatagttgctccatcctgcatttttcgtgaggaTTTTTCCAACATCTTAGGCTTTCTCTACAAAAATGTagaacgaagaaaaaaaaaacgaaaacaaaacctTACTGAGGAAGGGCTATAAAATTACCTTAGTAAAATGATGTGATATCTTTTGGAAGCTCAAACACTCAAATTctctatactttttttttagtttattatcacttgttttactgtttttaaacTAACGCTAATCGCATGATTGGATTAAATTCATACAGATATTCATAAGAAATAACGATACTCCAGTATAATTCGTGtgtaagtgtttaaaaaaaatccgtgtaaaAAACAGCAAGAGAAATTAGCGTTATAGCGGATTAACACCACGTACACAAACACAAAAAGAAAAATGCTAAACGCAAACAAAGCTCATGAAATAATCGTGACCCCCCCGCGACGGGGAGCGAAAGGGTTATTGATTATTGCTTCTCTATTGGTTGGTACTTTTCTTCTACtttgctagattttttttctcagctttgCCATGCTCTGTTGTATGATTACTATTTTTGGTATATTATCatgaaatttatgtattttctttCGAATGTGCTTTTCCAGACAAAACAGTGGAAAACAGTGCAACAGCACTCTGTAAAACTCTAACGCTGCGCTGATAGTTTGCTGGTTTTGGGGGAAAAAATCTTGAACACGTTTTACACAGTAACAAACACTTGCTTAAACTTGACTCTCAATCTTTTCCGTGAGAGGGTGAGTGATTAGATATGTGTGTTTGCGCGAATTCTGaactcattattattttttgtaacaaCATCGGATTGCGTCGTCAAACTTGTGTTTGCCGTTTCAAACACTACAAGCGACGCAGTTCCGGAACGATCGTTAAACTTGTATCTTTTGGTTTACGGAGGGGGGTTTAATGTGGGTAATGTGCAACTCTACTATAGATGAAAGTTTTTTCTAAATCTTGGTTTGATTTTTATCTACACACGTGCATCATCGTCGTACCCAGCAATTCTAACCAACTCGACATGACCGGGGTACGACGCTCGAGGCGCCTTCGTTCTCTAAAACTATCCTAAAGCTTAACCACTAATGCTGTTCTATATTCACAAAGACAAATAAGAGAAAACGAAACCAGCGCAACTGGTTCCCCTAAGCGTGTGTAAGCTTGTGTGTCGCAAATCATCGTCCGACTCATGTTTCGGCAATTTCAATGTTTGTCGCCATAAACTGAGAGGAGCTGGCACTGGCAGCCCCGTTCGCTGACAGCGGACACAACGAGCCACTTCCCTCCGCGCTGTTATTGTTCTCGCTAACACTTCCAACACTGCCACCGCTGCTAAGCCGGTGGCAATTGCTAACGACACTGCTGCTCCGACTATCGAGCAGTTCCGACTCCGAATCAAGAGCCCGCGTGGTCTTGATGACCTCTTCCATCGCGGCCTCGGAAGATTCCGTCGTCGCCATACTGGTACTGCTACCAATCACGTTCAGATCCGTAATGTCCTCGTCACAGTCGATCTTACCTTCCTCGCCGGAACTGCTGACCGTCGTCGTGGCCGCAGCCACCACCGGAACCTGCTGCTTCCTCTCACCAACCCCGCCGCCGCCACTGCTGCTGCTCACTCCGCAGTCCATCATCATGAACGATGACGAGCTGGAGGACGACGGCGGCGACTCGGTCACAATTCCGGGCCCGGCAGTCGCCTGTGCCACCGTGGCCACCAGCTGAGGGTTCAAGGAAGCCAACGAAGCGGGTGGTGGTGCACCTCCGTTGCCATTGCCGGCAAACAGCTGGCCGGATGCCGACAGACGGGTGACGAAGAATTTGGGCGTTATTCGGCCGCTGCCGCTGGAAGCGTTGTTGCTGCCGTTCTCGAACGAAGCCGTCGACGAGTCCGGGCTGGGACAGATCGGCGACGGGGAGGGCGTTTGGCACACGGGAGATGTTCCCCTGgggagaaggatttttttgttagttttattTGAGTTACAAGGTACTTATTCTAATCAAtagttatttaaatttatatatctGTTTGAACAACTTTGGATCAACAAAAACGTTTTAGTCGACCTATGGAATTTTAACATTTCCTCTAAAACGTGGCCGGCTCAGATCTTCTTCAAGAATGTGCCCTTTAGGGGAACTAGGAATGatttacttatttttatttcaaaatgctCGATTGCCATTGTTTCGAAATTTCCTGCGTTTTCATTATTTATTAAAAGACAAAACAATTGACATAAATTgagattttcattgaaaaaattgtaaaatatattgaaaatgattcaaaatttcatagatctagggttttttttccgatttttttcttCCTAGAAGAGAACTCAACTATCAAACTTAGATATATGTATCttccctgtaaaggcttatgaactggtctcagttgaaaggttctccaattCTCTAAATTGCAAAATGTAACATCCTAGAGCAAAACTACTAAATTCTGCTAAAtaaaaacactaattgaattgaattgattttttttattttttgagttttgagtatttttggcggacttaaggcggtttcaaaaacacccaaaaagcaaaaaataaaagcgAGCGTCCTAATTTTTGGTTCAAAAATCAGATACCGCCGAACAAACCTTTACCGAcagtacttccgagtgctgcgcaaaatcaaactttgttcagtaaaatcgctgtatctcgacaatagttcattttagtttgaggtctacattgattattatgtaatattgtccggggaacacgatggtgataaaataaaacaaataaaaatgtaaggAATTGgtcgaataaaaaataaaaatgtaaggatggtccaatcagcaccaaacttgggatttctgttgactatcgatagatgaacgttccctccaagtttggtccagatcggtgaaggtcgagtacaaaagtgtactcagttgacctggaatgacccatatctaaatttataaaattataaaggaTATACTTCGGAAAACATCTTTTAAACGAATtcatagatatttttaaattccttgaAAGACTTGAATCAAGTGAAAAGATATGTAaagatttgataaaaaatataaccataagaataacatttaaaattttgttatctttcactttttgtcatcatcattttcattgccagttgaaacgaagtttcaaaaaaactttatgtttggatatttaaaaaataaaaattgaaattatatatATTgttcgattatttttcaaaatctgatgATTTATGTTTTTACTCAATACAacgcttttatttttgaagaaagGTTGAAGGTTGTAAGAATTTATCattggaattttatttttctttacttagtgttttatttttttagatattttgtcCAATGATTTATAATGACtttttataaagtgtttttgaaatgaaatcattcttcagataaaaaaaatacctattaCCCTAAGTCggcaaaaagtcgggaatttgaaaatgggatttgagtggtcaccctgaatAAGCAACTGTAACAgttgaatttttataaagtgcactgttttcgaGTTATAATCAGTTTTaggttaaaaattcagaaaaaaatatttttccttgcAAAATATAATGTCTATCTAGGTCTATCCTGTTccaccctgaaaaaaaaaacaaagttcggAAAGCAAAGAAATTTAGCTTAACTTTCTATTTCAACATCACTGATTCTACTTCGCTAAGATAAGACCATGAAAAATGAAAACCTTGGAAAAACATATTTGTGAGTGCTACCCAATTAGTTCCCATTTTTCAATCGGCGATATCTGGGAAATtgttgatccgattttcaaagtcAAAAAAATTATACCATAATGACTTAATTCTTTGTGAGGGTGTTGATAGAATTTGATACCAAATCATCAAACGATAAATTGTATcatttttgtgagaaattgacataaaagttcaaaagtttagTTGAAGCTGGCTAAAACAACCAGGGATAACAAAAACACAGTCAGTGCTGGCTGACTTAAGGCATGATAATGCTATCAACCATTCTTGGTaatcaaaacgaaaaaaaaaaaaaaacgaaacgccCAAACCCCATTCCTACCTGTCCGCTCCGGTGAAAATCTTCTTCAGCGGCGGCGGAGAGTAGCAGTTGCCGTAGTTGTTCCCTCCCTCGCCACCGCTTCCGCCTCCCTCCAGGTCGAACTTGCGCTTCACCGAGCTCAGCGGACTGGGCCGGATCGGGCAGGGCGACATCGAGCGGCGCGTTACGTACTTGCGCGTGGGCGAGGGCGACGTCGTCGGATACTGCAGCCCCAGACCGGCGCGACTGGAAGATACAGAAATTGGCGTTACAGGTTTTTTAGGTTGGCGGGAAGCGCGTTGAAGCTTACCTGGTCGGGGAAGGACTAGAGCAGTAGTTGGTGCCGATCGAGGGCAGCGCGACATGCAGCGGATTGATCAGGTCGTCGTTGTGCTTGGTGTTGGTGGTCGACGAAAAGGACCAGTTCTCGGTGACCAGCGTCAGATCTTCGTAACTCTGGGACATTTGCATAGCGGAGTGGATTTCGCGCTCGTGGTTGACCTCCCGGCTGTTGCTCAGGTCAGCACATTCCTCCTGGCGGAGCTGCGATATCCGGGGCGTGAGCCGTGGGCCGGGTGTGCAACTTCCGGATCGAACTGGGCTGGAACTGCCGTTCGAAATAACCGCCAGTGGGCTGAAGCTGGCCGAGAACCGGCGAACCCGTGGCGCAAAGATGTTCGAGAAGGAAGTCGGCGGGGATTCGCGGTGAGGGGCAGCAGCGGCGGCGCCGGCTTGCAAACTGGAAGTGCTGGATGAAGACATGCTGTGTAGCTGGGAATTGGCAAGGTTCTGCTGCTGATGCTGTTGGCCGTGCTGCTGCAGCAGAGTGCCGGTTTTGATCTGTACGGACTCCGCTGATTGATTGTCTTCCGGCTGGTGTGATTGTCCTTCCTCCATTGGCACTATTGGGCTGAGGTGGTGGCCGACGGCCGTCGTCGGCAGCAGGTTGTTGATGTGGGGTGCGCTCGAGCACCGTTTCAGGGAATTGGGCGAATCAACATCCATTTCTGCATTTGTCACGGCGAAACTTGtttttccttaaatttttaatcCTTCCCTTGCGGGAACCAAGTACCACCCCCCGACTGTGGTCACAAATCACACTTCAAAGAGTTCAAAACAAACCCCGGAACAGATTTTCACATTCTTCACCACTCCGGAACTAATTTCCGACTCGCAATTCAACTTTTTCCTCCGAAAACGCACCTTTCTATCGCGCAGAAATCAAACATGGATGGAAGAACTTTTTCTCCTCCACTTTTACAGTAGAAAAATAATGTTCTGGCAGTGTGTCAGAGAGAGAAATTTCAAACGTCGAACTGTCACTTTCCGAAACGGCTCCTGCTTCCAACTTCCCaataaaaacgtaaacaaaaatccaccaccaaaagttcaattttcctCCACTTTTCACCTTCACTCGCGTCAAATCTCCCACCGGATGTCCTCAGCGCGAGAATCCTGACCGCGAGCACTTTATTCCGGAAGGACCGTTCACTAAAAGTCACCAAATCTGGCCAAGACCAGCGCGCAGGCTggttgcaacaaattttgacaaCAGTTGCAGCGAGCAGTTGACTGTTGACATtttgagcagcagcgccgagaTGACAACAAAATCGACCTCTGACAACTGGCATACAAATTCGAAGCAAGGGAAATTTTGCAGAAGGGAACCTGCTTCGAATTGGTTTTTTTGGGACCAAAGATGCATCAGATGACACAGAAGGTGTTCAGATATAAAtaacatgttatttttttatttcttaaaaatattttatttataaaatacaaaccaaatttaagagttttaaaaatcctcaAGTTTTAAATTAGAAAATGATTTCCAAAGCTAGTTCCAAAGCCAAAATTTAGAGAATAATTTAACTTGAGttgaataaggctggtacaagttttatttaaagtttaaagttttttttttgttcaaggttcagggttgttacggagaagtcgaaaaaaaaaatccgatttaaaTCCGCGCCGTCCCAAAAACTAATCTGCGTGAAATTCGCGCCAtgtaaagaaaaataatttcaccACAAAAAATACGAGAGTTTCAGaataatttcatttgttttgaaaaaaaacaggtaTTTGCAAGGGTATTTGAGAACAAAAGTTTAACTCGCTTTATGTTTTAGGGCTACTTTGCAAGGaacgcaaaaatcaaaaacgttCAAATAAAGTTATATTCAATGAATACAATTTTGAACCCAGAATTCTCATGAGGCCGAATCTCAACACGCAGAATCTCGAAACGATTTATGGAATTTatggacaaatttatttttgctaggATGGAGTAAACCAGAGGGAAAAGCCATAACaacaattttggcaaaaaagagatccaaaatataataaaaacatttagaaatttaaccTCGAATTTAActataaaaaagaaatagaatttatttaaaaatctaaacaaatcaaaaataatcattaaattcataaatctaGAACTTTGACAACTTAAGTATAGTTCGTACTCGATGATATTCATCAAAAAgtcactcagaaaaatcgaaacacgaaatttgtattatttcttCTCAAAATTGCTCTAACCAGAAATATGACTCCGAATATGTTCCAAAGTTATAAAATTGAGAATTTACGAACTAAACAatttaacaactttttcaaTCAAACAATTTACCAatgtaaaaatttgtttttaatttttaatttttttaatttccaaattttgacatttaaatttaaatttttgaattccccAATTTTCGGAGTCTTGAATTTAGGATTTATAAATTtcggaatttttcaattttgtaatttgagtttttgatttttttgattaaaaaagctcaaaaaatcaatcaaaaaatttatttgggtttttgaatttctgaaactttgaatttccttttattttttccacaagaatgtttaaatttagaaaaaaatgtctttCTACCCTTTAAAttccatctaaaattcaaaggcgGAGAGCCAGCTTTTGTTACGTCAAATAAACGAGCcccaataattatttttgttacatccaatGCCTTTATCTTTGGGAATCACTAGAATGAAAAATGAATGTGTTcagtataaaataaacaaaaaaaagcttaactcaaaacaaaatatttcagatcCGTTAagcagattttaaaaaatcatttggatataaattttgttttttttttaatttggatggaTGAAGAATACACTCTTTATGAACATTATGTCGACGTTTCTTAttaagaaaaaacaaacaaacacggaaa
Protein-coding sequences here:
- the LOC6042125 gene encoding mucin-5AC → MDVDSPNSLKRCSSAPHINNLLPTTAVGHHLSPIVPMEEGQSHQPEDNQSAESVQIKTGTLLQQHGQQHQQQNLANSQLHSMSSSSTSSLQAGAAAAAPHRESPPTSFSNIFAPRVRRFSASFSPLAVISNGSSSPVRSGSCTPGPRLTPRISQLRQEECADLSNSREVNHEREIHSAMQMSQSYEDLTLVTENWSFSSTTNTKHNDDLINPLHVALPSIGTNYCSSPSPTSRAGLGLQYPTTSPSPTRKYVTRRSMSPCPIRPSPLSSVKRKFDLEGGGSGGEGGNNYGNCYSPPPLKKIFTGADRGTSPVCQTPSPSPICPSPDSSTASFENGSNNASSGSGRITPKFFVTRLSASGQLFAGNGNGGAPPPASLASLNPQLVATVAQATAGPGIVTESPPSSSSSSSFMMMDCGVSSSSGGGGVGERKQQVPVVAAATTTVSSSGEEGKIDCDEDITDLNVIGSSTSMATTESSEAAMEEVIKTTRALDSESELLDSRSSSVVSNCHRLSSGGSVGSVSENNNSAEGSGSLCPLSANGAASASSSQFMATNIEIAET